The genomic region AGAATGTAATTCCAATTGGATTGTAGTGATTTTACCCGGTTTTAAGGAGATGTAAACGTTTTTAGGGAAATTCAGGAGGAAAGGACCTGATATGAAAGGTTAGATATGGGAGGATCGAATTGGTTGTTATGCGAATAGTCCCAATTTTAAGGAAGTCAATGGTACCCGCATATGAGGCATATTGTCTGGTTGAATAGGTAGGTTACGTGCTAACTAACTTGGTACTATAGGCGGTTGTATCATGGGTTAAACATCAAAAAAACCGCCGAGCGAACCCGGCAGCTTGTGTGATATGAAGAAGGATGTGAGGATGCTTTTACCCTGTTTGAGATGCATAGTATTGTCTTTATCTACTTTGGCGAACGGCAATGTATATATCGACTTGTACACTTTCAGGATTCAGACTGCGTTCATCATACAATTCGAAATCTCCTGTGAACGTACGATCGCTTTGTTTATCCCATGCCCACACGGCTCCCCATGCTTCGCCAACAACCTCTGCCATCGGTCCTTTTCTGGAAGTGAATACGGCGTAAGTCGCAGGAGGGAGCAGAATATCATTGAATCCTTCAGGTAATGTTTCATCGGAGCTGACCTCATGCCCCACTAGTATGGTGTACTCTCCGGTAATGCCATCCGTGTAATCCGCGTAACAGCCATAGCGGGTAGCTTCAGGTGCAGGGAGGTGCTCTGAGGCAAAATAATTGTTCCAGAGTCTCTGAATACAGCCTTTGCCACTGATCTCAATGGCATTGGTTGTGCGGGCGGATACGCCTGCAAGACGTTTGCCGGGGAGCGTGACATAACGAACGGGCTGGGCAGATAACAAGGGATGGATTGTAACCTGACCCGGTATAGCAGAAGTGGTAGAGTTTTCAACCAGAGATTCTGCATGCTGATCCGTTGTATTCGTGCGCCAACGTTTCAAAAAAGGAAGCTGGTTTCGCAACATCGAACGAGCGGACTCCTCGTCCATGCCCTCGTCCTTCAGAATGGCAGTGCACATCTCCGTCATGCCTTCGAGTGAAATACCGGGTTGCTCGAACTGGCCCTCTTTGTAACAATAGATACAGTACTCACGGGTTGTGCTTCCATCTGCTTCCGTTCCGAATTGGGCAGGGGTTGTGAGCGGCATGCCGCAGCTTTGACATACAGTGACGTTCATGATGGGTTCCTCCTTGTATATGTACAAATTGAATATATCTGAAGTATACGGGGAGGAACTGGACAGCTGTCTGTCAGGTTTGAGTCGGAGGTATATAATTTTGTACAATTTGCCCGGCGATACGGCAGATCTCGTCCCGAATATGCTGAGGTTCCAATACCTCAACATCTGCGCCGAAGCCCAGAATGAACCCATATAACCAGGCATCCTCGGGAAAAGCAACCTGGCTGATATAATATCCAGTCCCATCAGGGATGACGTTCTCGATCCCAAACCATTCTTCCGCAATATGACGAACGCGAGCATGGAATTTCAAGGTTAACCCAGCCTGATTGCCTGGGCGGGTCCATTCCTGCTGCCAGGGTCTGTCCTGTGGGTTGATTACTTTACGCTCGAAGCGCTCATCAGCAAGTGTGACATCTTGCATGCGTACGAGTTTGAACATGCGAAATTGATTCCGCTCGTGGCAAAAGGCATACAGGTACCAGGAATGCTTCTTGAGCACGATGGTATGAGGGTCGGCAGTTCGGTGAGTCTGTGCACCTTCTGCACTGCAGTACGTAAAGGTGACGGGCCGTAATTGATCCATGCCCTGCTCGATAAGTTGAAGCTTGATTTGCAGGGCTTCGGGATGCGTCCAAGTCGAATAATCAACGATGAAACGATTGGTGTTGGCCTGAAAATCGTCATTTTTGGCTTCAGGCACGATACTGCTGAGTTTTTCCACCAGAAGCTCACGTGCCGCATTGGCATGAGAGGTGGATACACTGCGCAGCGCCGTGACGATGGAAGCGAGGTCCTTGTCTGTTAACACGTTTCGATCCAGACGGTAGCCCTCAGCCAAACCAATGCCACCACTTGCCCCTTGATACGTCACCACCGGAATGCCAGCTTGGCCCAATGTGTCGATGTCCCGATAGATGGTCCGAATGGATACTTCGAACGTATCTGCCAAGTCTTTGGCTTGTACTCGTCCACGATTGATGAGCAAAACTACGATAGCTAACAAACGCTCCAGTTTCATATCTATGGATTCCTTTCATTGGTTTATCTGTTGGATTCAAATATGTTATAATGCCCAGCATCACACATAGGAGTGGAATAAGCAATGAAGCGAATTACGATTCTGATCGCAGACGATGAAGTTGAGATCGCTGATCTGGTTGCTTTACATTTACAAAAAGAAGGATATCACATCGTTAAGGCCTTTGACGGGAAGGCGGCGGTACAAGCTGTTCAGACCCAAGCGATAGATTTGGCGATTCTGGACATTATGATGCCTGGCATGGACGGGTATGAGGTGACCCGTAAAATTCGGGAGCAGCATCATTTACCGATCATTTTCCTGAGTGCCAAAACGTCAGATATGGACAAAATTACGGGACTCGTGATGGGTGCGGATGATTATATGACCAAACCGTTTAATCCGATGGAACTTGTTGCTCGGGTTAACTCTCAGTTACGTCGATCTCTGCAATTCAGCCAGTCTGCGCCTGTTCAGCGCTCTATTCTGGAGAAGGGCGGGCTCATCATCACGCCGGATCAACATCGCGTTACACTCTACGGCAAACCAGTGGAACTAACACCGAAGGAGTTCGACATTCTGTATCTACTCGCGAGTCACCCTAAGCAGGTGTTCAGTGCGGAAAGCATTTTTGAACAGGTGTGGGGAGAAGCCTATTACGAGAGTGGGAACACGGTGATGGTCCATATTCGCACCTTGCGCAAAAAGCTGGGAGAAGATGTGAACAAGAATAAGTTTATCAAAACCATCTGGGGTGTGGGGTACACGTTTAATGACTAAGCGAAGAAGTTTTCGGACAACCATGATTATGCTGCTCGGTCTGAGCATGTTGTCTTCTGGCGTCGTAACATTTATCGTGTACAGGCTGTTGCAGATGTATTATGCAGGGGTCAGGAGAGAAGATCCGTTGGCGGAATATCGTAATATCATGAGAAGTATTGGTGACATATATGTCTTTATGCTGCTCTTTATCCCGCTTGCAATTTTATTTTTCTACTTGTTTACGAGACCTTATGTCACGTATTTCAAAGAGATTTCCGCAGGAATTAACCATTTAGCGAATGGAGACTTTCAGCATCGTGTGCAGATCTCCTCGAAGGACGAGTTAGGTACGATTGCGGAGGATGTGAATCTGGCAAGTGAGAAGCTGAGGGAAGCGGTGGAACGAGGGGATTTTGCTGAAAATAGTAAAGACCAGCTTGTTGTCAATCTGGCGCATGACCTGCGAACTCCGCTGACCTCTGTGCTTGGATATTTGGATCTGCTTATGAAGGATGATCAGCTGACCGAGGAGCAGGTCAAGCACTTTACGTCGATTGCATTCACGAAGTCACAGCGTCTGGAGAAACTGATTGATGATTTGTTTGAAATTACTCGCATGAATTATGGCATGTTGCCTATAAACAAGACACAGCTGGATCTTAGTGAGCTGCTGAAGCAGATGAACGAAGAACTCTATCCTGTATTTGAAAAGAACCAATTAGTCGCCCGATTAAAAATAGACACTGACCTTACGGTCTCTGGTGATGGCGAGTTGCTGGCACGTGTGTTCGAGAATCTGTTAATTAACGCTGCACGACACGGCAAGGATGGCATGTACGTGGATATTAACGGATATCGGGATGCAGAACAGATCATCATTCAGGTGATTAACTATGGGGGACATATTCGTCCGGAGGAATTGCCGCATATCTTTGATATGTATTACACCGGAGATCGTGCTAGGACCCCTCAGGAGGGTGGGACAGGCCTTGGCCTGTTTATCGCTCGCAATATAGTTGAGCAGCATGACGGTACGATTTCGGCCCAGAGCGATGTGGTACGGACGTTATTCGAAGTTCGTTTGCCCGTATTCCAATAAGATTCGACGTTAAATTTAAGAAAAACTTTAAAATTGCCCTGCTTTTTCTTTAACTTGTGTTGTCTATCCTTGATGTATGAGGTAAAAGGAGGAACAAGCATGAAGAAGTGGGGCTTTTTGATATGTATTATTTTGATCGGATATATCGTTACGCAATCACCGGGATGGATTCAGCAGAAAAATGAGCTGCCCATCGAAATTCAGAATACACGTGAAAATCCTGCAGGTTATACGGTATCCGTCACGGGAAATATTCAGGATCAGGTACATAAGGGAAACTTGTTACTGGTTGATAAGCAGTACCCCGTTCACCCGGAAGGGGTTAAATCCGATATTGTATATGTGGCACATGAGGATGATCTGCTTCGTGGATATGGGATACTGGATCAGAAAATCATGTTATCACGACAGGTGGCGCATGAGTTTCAGAGGATGGTTGAAGCAGCAGGCGAAGAGGGAGTCCGATATTTTCTCGTCAGCAGCGGGTACAGGGACTTTGAAAAGCAGGATGAGTTATATCGGGAAAAGGGTTCAGACTATGCACTTCCTGCGGGACACAGTGAGCACAATCTCGGGTTATCCCTGGATATCGGTTCCAGCTTGGCTGCCATGAATGAAGCGCCAGAGGGTGCATGGCTGGAGAAGAATGCATGGAAATACGGATTTATTTTGCGTTACCCGAAGGATAAAGTGCGTATCACGGGTATACAGTATGAACCATGGCATTTTCGATATGTAGGGCTGCCGCACAGTGCTGTCATGTATAAGAATAATCTGGTGCTGGAACAGTATCTGGATTTGCTAAAAGAGAAAGAGAACATTACTGTGGAAGTAGAGGGTGAAGAATACCATATCCGCTATTATAGGGCCGCCCAAGATACGACCGTTTACATACCTGAGCAAGGCCACACTGAAATATCGGGTGATAACATGGATGGAGTCATTGTCACCGTAAAGAAATAACAGGGCAACGCAGGGGAGGCAGAACAACATGAAGCATAACAACCAGAAGAAAACCAAACATTACATCCTTTGGATTGCCGTTTTCATTATCTATTTATATCTGTTGACGAAGCTGATCCTGTTCAAAGGAAGTCCAGTCGATTTTGGCATCGTGAAGGATCGACTGATGGCGTTCTTGCAACAACCGGATATGGTCCATACGCGAACCGTCAACCTGACGCCATTTCAGGAAATCTCACGAGACTGGAATAGCCTGTCTTTACATCGTCCAGGTACCGCAATCCATCTGGTAGGCAATATACTGGCTTTTATCCCACTCGGCATCTTCATTCCTGTGTTAACGGGCAACAAGTTATTCTCTGGCGTAAAGGTACTCTTGCTGTCTCTGCTGCTCAGTCTAGGCTATGAAGTGACACAGTTAGTGACGGGCATGGGCATATTCGATGTGGATGATCTGATGCTCAATACGCTCGGCGGCTTGATTGGATATATTGTTTTCACTATGGCCATGGGTCTGAAAAGGGTGTTGGTGGGAGGAGAATCCCGCGTGACGACGAAGAAGTTAAATTCTAAGGAAAGTCATGTGTAAGGAGGGATTACGTTGATCATCATGGCTGTACTGTTCATTAGCGCAGGGTTAATGTTTCTTGTGTATCCACACAGTATAACGGATGCTTCGGAGAAACAGATTACGGAGCGAGTAATCATGTCGCGATGGGTTGGCGGCTCGCTCATTATCATGTCATGTCTGTTTCTGATCATGGGTACGATTCAACTGATAGATCAAGCCTCACATCACATTGCGCATTAAAAGGAAGATGGCCTTGAAGCAACGGAGGACACACATATTGAAACCAAAGGCTCTCCATCATTGTGCAGTCTGCACAATGATGGAGAGTTTTTTGCTGTTTCATAAGGTATCCAATTTAGGATGGGATCAGTGAACTTTGCGAGTAACATCGCCAATGAGGTAGAGTAGAGATGATGCGTTAGTACCTATACCTTACCAAGAAGGAGGACATATATGTATTCATTAGCTAAAGAACTGGCAGGCACAATGAAAGCCATTATGCAAATTGAAAGCGAAATTGCTGAAGCTAAGATTGATCACTACGACGAAGAGGTAGTGCGTGATCTAGAGCGGAAAAGAACTGATCTGATAAGAGCCTGTACACGTGATGAGTTGCTGGTGATAAAAACGATCATGAATGTGGGGCAATCGGAGAGAGGATATCGACATCATTTCAATTCGTATGACGTTGAGATTATTCACCTACCCATTGAGTTAAACGAGCATGAGTTGATGCAGAAATATTCCTATTACCTGATACATAAGACTGAACGTGAACTTGGGGATAGCATTGAGTACTATACCGCTGTGTCAGAACAACTGAAAGAAGGTATGGAGATCTTAAAGCTCTAACTGTGATCTGTAAGTTCTAGGAGGCTAGTAAAATGATAATGAAAATTGTGGTCTATCACTTTGATGTGTTCTACTACTACGTTCCTGATCAATATGCAGGACAAATTGCCGAGTGGAGAGGAGAATTTATCGATTTTTTGCAGAGCCTAGAGTATAAGCACCCATTCACCCTGTATATCGAGTCTATTGATCATGAGGGAAATACGGAATATGCTCACTTTATCCGTAGTTACGGGGCTGATGACTTTGTGGACTGGATGAACGTGGAGAAATTAAACTGCAGAGGTGTATTTCGTATTGCTGAGCCACCTGATGATTCAGAAGTTGGTTTAAACTTTGAGTTTTAAGTGATAAGAACCTACTTGAAATTACATACCTATCGTTAAATAATTCTAAAAAAGCTCCCCATTACGTGCTGAGTGCACGTGGTGGGGAGCTTTTCTGTATGACTACATCACATTAATGATTCATGTCATTAAGCTTTTTTCATCATTTGACGCAATACGGTTTGCAGGATACCGCCATTATGGTAGTAATCCACGTCAACCATGCTGTCCAGACGAGCAATGACAGGGAAGTCGAACTGTGTACCGTCTTCACGAGTTACGGTAACTTTCAACTCTTGTCCTGGCTTCACATCATTGCTGAGGCCAGTAATGTCATACGTTTCACGTCCGTTCAGGCCGAGGCTGGACCAGCCGTGACCTTCCTGGAATTGCAATGGCATTACGCCCATGCCGACCAGGTTACTGCGGTGAATCCGCTCGAAGCTTTCTGCGATAACGGCTTTGACGCCGAGCAGGAATGTTCCTTTTGCCGCCCAGTCACGGGAGCTTCCTGTACCATACTCTTTACCTGCGATAACGATCAGGTTCTGTCCTTCATCCTGATACTTCATGGAAGCATCGTAGATGGACATTTCTTCGTCCGTTGGCAGGTACTTCGTAATACCGCCCTCGGTGCCCGGAGCCACCTGGTTACGAATACGAATGTTGGCGAACGTACCACGCATCATTACTTCATGGTTACCACGGCGTGAACCGTAGGAGTTAAAGTCTTTGCGCTCTACGCCATGCTCTTTCAAGTACAGTCCAGCCGGGCTGGATACGGCAATATTACCTGCTGGCGAGATATGGTCCGTTGTTACGGAATCCGCAAGCAATGCCATCACGCGTGCAGAACGGATATCTGCAATATCGTTCAATTTGTCGCCAATCTCTTGGAAGAATGGAGGGTTCTGAATGTACGTGGAGTTCGGATCCCACTCGTACAATTCGCCTTCCGGTACAGAGATTGCATTCCAACGCTCATTAGCTGTAAATACGTTCTCGTACTTGTTGCGGAACATCTGAGCGTTCAGGGAACTAGCGATGGTATCCTTGATTTCCTCGGAGCTAGGCCAGAGGTCTTTCAGGAATACAGGCTCATTGTTCGTATCATAACCGATTGGATCGGTTTCAAAGTCAATATTCACTGTACCTGCAAGTGCATATGCCACAACGAGTGGTGGAGATGCCAGGTAGTTTGCTTTAACTTGTGCATGCACACGGCCTTCGAAGTTACGGTTACCGGACAATACAGCCGCTACGGTCATATCGTTCTCAGCAATAGCTTCGCTCACTTCGTCCGGCAGTGGACCGGAGTTACCGATGCATGTTGCACAACCGTAGCCGGCAACGTTGAATCCGAGTTTGTCGAGGTACGTGATCAGGCCTGCTTTTTCCAGATACTCGGTAACAACAAGGGAACCTGGTGTCAGACTGCTTTTCACATATCCTGGTTTGGTCAAGCCGCGTTCAACTGCTTTTTTCGCCAGCAGTCCCGCTCCGACCATAACACTTGGATTCGAAGTATTCGTACAACTTGTGATCGCCGCGATCACAACAGCGCCTGCTTTCAGTTCACTAGAGGAACCGTTCGGGTGCTTCAAAGGTACGGTTTGTTCGATTTTCTCATCGCTCAGACCGTAGCCGCCTTTATCTACAGGTGTACGGATGATGCTGTTGAAGCTTTCTTTCATTTGTGTCAGCTCGATGCGATCCTGTGGACGTTTTGGTCCTGCAAGACTTGGTACAACAGAGCCGAGATCCAGTTCAATTACATCTGTGAATTCAGGATCAACGGTGCTGGAAGTACGGAACATGCCTTGAGCTTTGTAGTAAGCTTCAACCAATTCAACCTGCTCGTCAGGACGACCAGTGCTGCGCAGATAGTTCAACGTTTCACTATCGACAGGGAAGAAGCCGATGGTAGCTCCGTACTCTGGTGCCATGTTGGCTACTGTTGCACGGTCAGCCAGACCGATGTTGGCAAGACCTGGTCCGTAGAACTCAACGAATTTACCAACAACGCCTTTTTTACGAAGCAATTGGGTAACGGTCAGTGCCAGATCCGTTGCTGTTGCGCCTTCACTCAGGCTGCCTGTCAGTTTGAAACCGATAACGTCCGGTGTTACAAAGTAAAGCGGTTGACCCAGCATGCCTGCTTCGGCCTCGATTCCACCAACACCCCAACCAACAACGCCAAGTCCGTTGATCATGGTGGTGTGGGAGTCTGTACCTACGAGGGAATCCGGGAATACAACGGTCTCGCCGTCCACCGTTTTCGTTGCTGCCACGGAAGCCAGATACTCCAGGTTAACCTGGTGAACGATCCCTGTGGATGGTGGAACTGCACGGAAGTTGTTGAAAGCCGTTTGTGCCCAACGCAAGAAGCGGTAACGCTCTTCATTACGCTCGAACTCGACTTGGATATTGTAATCAAGTGCATCGTTGGTGCCGAAAGCATCAACCATAACGGAGTGGTCGATAACGAGATCGACGGGTACGAGCGGGTTGATCTGTTTCGGGTCGCCGCCTGCTTTTTTCACAGTATCACGCATTGCAGCGAGGTCAACGACAACCGGTACCCCGGTGAAATCCTGCAGAACGATACGTGCAGGGATGAATGGAATTTCCTTGTTATTGTCACGGCCATCTGCCCAGCCGGTCAGTTGTTTTACGTGTTCTTCGGTAATGGCACGTCCGTCGAATTGACGAATTGCTGCTTCAAGCAACACTTTAATGGAGAAAGGGAGCCTGGAAAGATCGCCGTGGCCGCCTTCCTGAAGAGCATCGAGACTGTAGTAGCGGTAAGACTTGCCTCCAACCTCAAGACTGCGAGCGGCGGAGAAATGATTCTTTGCTGACATACATGTACCTCCTTGGGATGTGTCGGTGAGATGAAGAAAACGTTCATTTAGGTGAAGAACAGGCCTTCATCGTTCCGTGTTCTCGTTCGTTAGTTTCATCAGGTGAAACGTAATTTCATAATCATAACTTTAGTTTTAAGTATACCGTTTTCACCTCCGTACGTAAAGGGCTTTTTACCTGTTCAATCAAGCTTTTGAACCAATGAAGGCGTTTTCGTGAAGCAAGAAGGAATAAGAAATATCATGTACCTGTATTTGCCGAATTTTGAGTCTTCATCCCGAGCTATGTACATACAACTGAAGACCGTCTCATATGAATAGTAGGAGTTTATATATGCAATGAAATATTCCAGACAGAACTCATGCCAAAGGGGGACATAGGCTTGGAACGGGAATGGAAGAGTGCCTTATATACTTACGTGAACCAGTACAATCGCTGTGAGATCGACTACCGTCCACAGACCAGCGAACGGATCGTTACTGATCCTGACTTCGTGGTGGAACGGGGAGAGCGTATGGCAAGGCTGGACGAATGGTACCGTAAGCGGCGCGCCGTGCCTCTTCGCAGTGAGACCAGCGCCAAGCTTGTGCGCACGCTAATGGATGGACAGGAAGAAGCGGTGGTGGATGTACAATTGTACAGCAGACTGTTCTACGAGAAGAGCGGGATCACACACCGGGAGGACCGGATTGAGCGAGAGCGGTTAACCTTTCTGCGGCAGAGTGGTGGATGGATCATTGGACGGGTCGAGCGGGAAGTGCCGGAGCGTCGCCCCGCTGGGGAAGGACGTCCGTTTCAACAGGCCGATTTTGTACAGGCGATGAACCGGCCGCTGCTGAATCGGGAAGTTTTGGGTCAAGGCAGAAGCTCACGTCAGCAGGCATATCGCAGGGATCTGGCGGTTGCCTATGCGGATCGATGGTGGAATGCGGGGAATCCGGCATTTGAGGAATTTGATGTGGATTGCACCAATTACGTGTCCCAATGTCTCTTTGCAGGGGGCGCACCCATCCACTATACTGGTAGAAGAGAAGCTGGTTGGTGGTATAAAGGGTATGTAAACGGCTCCGAAATGTGGAGTTACAGCTGGGCAGTCTCCAATAGTCTGGAGCGTTATTTATCAGGCAGCAGCTGGGGTCTGACTGCAACAGTTGTGGATCGTCCTGAGCAGCTGATGCTGGGAGATGTTATTCTCTATGATTGGGATGGAGATGGGCGATTTCAGCATAGCACCGTTGTAACCGCGTTTGATGCGGGTGGTATGCCGCTGGTTAACGCACATACGGTTAGCAGCCGTCACCGATATTGGGATTACCGGGATTCTTACGCTTGGACGGAGCGGACGGTATACCGGCTTTTTCATATTGCAGACGAGTTTTAATGACGAAAGATTTTCGGGATGCGGTGACGCAGACATCCAGTTCCGTGTAAAATAAGACCATGTAACGCAAGCAGAATAACAAGGGTGCTGAGCATGCAAGGATGACAGCATCAGGCACAGATAATCGGAGGTTACGCATGAGTATGGATAAATTAAAAGTAGGCGTCGTGTACGGCGGAAAATCGGGCGAGCACGAGGTGTCGCTGCAGACGGCGTTTGCTGTAACGAACGCATTTGATTATGAGAAGTATGAACTGGTTCCTTTTTATATCTCCAAGCAGGGGACGTGGAAAAAAGGACCTGTCATGCATGCGCCGTTCGCACAGATTGAAGATTTGAAGCTGGAGCAATCGGCAGGTGGAACTCAGGATGCGCTAAACGCACTGTTTGGCCGTTTGTATGGCGGAGCGGAAGCGCTGGACGTTATGTTCCCTCTGCTGCATGGTACATTTGGTGAAGATGGTACCATTCAGGGCATGTTCGAGATGGCGGATATGCCATATGTAGGTGCAGGTGTACTCGCTTCAGCTGGTGGCATGGACAAAGTGGTCATGAAGAAGCTGTTCGCACAGGCTGGCATTGACCAATGTGCCTTTACGTATTTTAACGCGACACAATGGATGCAGACAGAGCACGAGATGATCGTACAGGTCGAAGATCAGCTAGGGTATCCTTGTTTTATCAAACCGGCAAATCTGGGCTCCAGCGTAGGTATCTCCAAAGCTCGTAACCGTGATGAGTTGAAAACAGCTGTCGAGTTTGCACTTCGGTATGATACGAAGGTTGTCATTGAAGAGTTTGTTGAAGCACGCGAGGTTGAGGTCAGCGTCCTTGGCAATGACGAGCCTATGGCTTCCGTTCCAGGCGAGATCGTATCTTCCGGTGAGTATTACGACTATGCAGCCAAGTATATTGATGGTCAATCCCAGATGCTGATTCCGGCTCCACTGGACCCTGAGGCCGCAGATCGCATTCGCGAAGCAGCATTACAGGCGTTCCGTGCAATTGAAGGTAACGGTATTTCCCGTGCGGACTTCTTCATTCGGAAAACAGACGGCGCATTACTTATTAATGAAGTCAACACGATGCCTGGTTTCACACCGTACAGCATGTATCCACTCTTGTGGCGTGAGACAGGTGTATCTTATGCTGAGCTACTGGATCGCATGATTGAGCTGGCACTGGAGCGTTACAACCGCAAGCAGGCACTGAATTACGAGAACGGCGTACAGGCGTAGCCTGAGACGACAAGATCAGGAGGGGTATGCATGGGATTTCAGACTGAATTCAATTCCGTATGCAAGTTCAAGAATGAGCAGGAGCTGTTCGAATTGCTTGAATACGGACGCGGCAAAATGGTCAAACAGGGCTTCCGGGTATTTCCTACCGGCCAGAAAGTGATTGCATACACACCGGATAACGTGGCTGTAGCCATCGTCAAGATCGTGGTTTCCATTGCAGAGATCAACTTCCAGGGGCAAGAGGTAACTGAGGTGGAGATGCAACTCATCCGCAAATTGACTGAGGAAGAATCACGCATTCAGACTGCCCTTGCGGATGAGATGTTCTTTGGGGAGCAAGCACAGGAGTAGTTGTTGACTGTAAGTGCGGGTCGGAAGGACTGATTTGCCAGAATACGATTATGGTCACTCTTTTAGGGTAAAACTTGGTTATATACAGTGACGGTACATCCTGACGGCTGAATATGCCGTGCGGGTTCTCCGCCCTAATAGAGAGGAAGAGATTCATGCTCGTACGCTTTGGTTACGTGGCAATGTCCGTGCTTATAGAGAACGCCTCGCCTTCCCGGACCATGACCATGTCGAGTTTTAACAAAATCGATGACAGGGAAGCAGCGATCCGCAAGCTCGAACGGATTGCAGCCGAGAACCTGCACAATACATTACGTTTGCTCAGGCACAACAAGGGTAGCCATATTCATGTATATCGCTTCTCTTCCAAATTGATTCCACTGGCAACACACGAGGACCTGAATGACTGGGACCCGTTCCCGGCACTGAAGCAGGACTTTGCGGCCATTGGTGATTTTGTGAAGGAAAATCATATGCGTGTGTCCTTTCATCCGGATCATTTTACCGTACTTAGTACCCCCCGCGAGCAAGTTCTGCACAACTCGATTCGCGACCTTCGTCATCATGTTCGGATGCTGGATGCCATGGGGCTGAATGCCACTGCCAAGAACAATATACATATTGGTGGTGCATACGGGGACAAGCCTTCGGCGGCGCTTCGTTTTGAAGAAAACTTTTTGAAGCTCGATCGGGACATTCAGGAGCGGCTCA from Paenibacillus sp. FSL R5-0341 harbors:
- a CDS encoding zinc ribbon domain-containing protein, with the translated sequence MNVTVCQSCGMPLTTPAQFGTEADGSTTREYCIYCYKEGQFEQPGISLEGMTEMCTAILKDEGMDEESARSMLRNQLPFLKRWRTNTTDQHAESLVENSTTSAIPGQVTIHPLLSAQPVRYVTLPGKRLAGVSARTTNAIEISGKGCIQRLWNNYFASEHLPAPEATRYGCYADYTDGITGEYTILVGHEVSSDETLPEGFNDILLPPATYAVFTSRKGPMAEVVGEAWGAVWAWDKQSDRTFTGDFELYDERSLNPESVQVDIYIAVRQSR
- a CDS encoding YafY family protein is translated as MKLERLLAIVVLLINRGRVQAKDLADTFEVSIRTIYRDIDTLGQAGIPVVTYQGASGGIGLAEGYRLDRNVLTDKDLASIVTALRSVSTSHANAARELLVEKLSSIVPEAKNDDFQANTNRFIVDYSTWTHPEALQIKLQLIEQGMDQLRPVTFTYCSAEGAQTHRTADPHTIVLKKHSWYLYAFCHERNQFRMFKLVRMQDVTLADERFERKVINPQDRPWQQEWTRPGNQAGLTLKFHARVRHIAEEWFGIENVIPDGTGYYISQVAFPEDAWLYGFILGFGADVEVLEPQHIRDEICRIAGQIVQNYIPPTQT
- a CDS encoding response regulator transcription factor, which codes for MKRITILIADDEVEIADLVALHLQKEGYHIVKAFDGKAAVQAVQTQAIDLAILDIMMPGMDGYEVTRKIREQHHLPIIFLSAKTSDMDKITGLVMGADDYMTKPFNPMELVARVNSQLRRSLQFSQSAPVQRSILEKGGLIITPDQHRVTLYGKPVELTPKEFDILYLLASHPKQVFSAESIFEQVWGEAYYESGNTVMVHIRTLRKKLGEDVNKNKFIKTIWGVGYTFND
- a CDS encoding HAMP domain-containing sensor histidine kinase, whose amino-acid sequence is MTKRRSFRTTMIMLLGLSMLSSGVVTFIVYRLLQMYYAGVRREDPLAEYRNIMRSIGDIYVFMLLFIPLAILFFYLFTRPYVTYFKEISAGINHLANGDFQHRVQISSKDELGTIAEDVNLASEKLREAVERGDFAENSKDQLVVNLAHDLRTPLTSVLGYLDLLMKDDQLTEEQVKHFTSIAFTKSQRLEKLIDDLFEITRMNYGMLPINKTQLDLSELLKQMNEELYPVFEKNQLVARLKIDTDLTVSGDGELLARVFENLLINAARHGKDGMYVDINGYRDAEQIIIQVINYGGHIRPEELPHIFDMYYTGDRARTPQEGGTGLGLFIARNIVEQHDGTISAQSDVVRTLFEVRLPVFQ
- a CDS encoding M15 family metallopeptidase, whose product is MKKWGFLICIILIGYIVTQSPGWIQQKNELPIEIQNTRENPAGYTVSVTGNIQDQVHKGNLLLVDKQYPVHPEGVKSDIVYVAHEDDLLRGYGILDQKIMLSRQVAHEFQRMVEAAGEEGVRYFLVSSGYRDFEKQDELYREKGSDYALPAGHSEHNLGLSLDIGSSLAAMNEAPEGAWLEKNAWKYGFILRYPKDKVRITGIQYEPWHFRYVGLPHSAVMYKNNLVLEQYLDLLKEKENITVEVEGEEYHIRYYRAAQDTTVYIPEQGHTEISGDNMDGVIVTVKK
- a CDS encoding VanZ family protein produces the protein MKHNNQKKTKHYILWIAVFIIYLYLLTKLILFKGSPVDFGIVKDRLMAFLQQPDMVHTRTVNLTPFQEISRDWNSLSLHRPGTAIHLVGNILAFIPLGIFIPVLTGNKLFSGVKVLLLSLLLSLGYEVTQLVTGMGIFDVDDLMLNTLGGLIGYIVFTMAMGLKRVLVGGESRVTTKKLNSKESHV